From the Amycolatopsis thermoflava N1165 genome, one window contains:
- a CDS encoding IS5 family transposase (programmed frameshift), which produces MIEKLVPDSLWQRVEPLLPPRPVRRSRYPGRLPVDDRAALAGIVFVLKTGISWRELPREVFGCSGVTCWRRLRAWTEAGVFDAVHKLLLDQLRALDRLDLDVAVVDGSHVRALKGGKPTGPSPVDRARLGSKHHVITDGNGIPLVVSVTGGNRHDSTQLIPLVEALPVIRGKRGRPRQRPRWLYGDRGYDYDHHRKTLRDKGIVPRIARKNTAHGSGLGKIRWVVERMFAWLHQFKRLRIRWERRADIHLGLMHLACVLICYRKLPTSL; this is translated from the exons GTGATTGAGAAGTTGGTTCCCGACAGTCTGTGGCAGCGGGTGGAGCCGTTGCTGCCGCCGAGGCCTGTGCGGCGGAGTCGGTATCCGGGTCGGTTGCCGGTGGATGACCGGGCGGCGTTGGCGGGGATCGTGTTCGTGCTCAAGACCGGGATCTCGTGGCGGGAGCTGCCGCGTGAGGTGTTCGGCTGCTCCGGGGTGACCTGTTGGCGTCGGTTGCGGGCCTGGACCGAGGCCGGGGTGTTCGACGCGGTGCACAAGCTCTTGCTTGACCAGCTGCGAGCGCTGGATCGGCTCGATCTGGATGTGGCGGTGGTGGATGGGTCGCATGTACGGGCGTTGAAAGGGGGGAAGC CGACGGGCCCCTCGCCCGTCGATCGGGCTCGGCTCGGTTCCAAGCACCATGTGATCACCGACGGCAACGGTATTCCGCTCGTGGTGTCTGTTACTGGTGGCAACCGGCACGACAGCACGCAGCTCATACCGCTGGTCGAGGCGCTTCCAGTGATCCGCGGGAAACGCGGCCGGCCTCGTCAGCGCCCGCGCTGGCTCTACGGCGACCGCGGCTATGACTACGACCATCACCGCAAGACCCTGCGAGACAAGGGCATCGTCCCGCGAATCGCTCGCAAGAACACCGCTCACGGCTCCGGTCTCGGCAAGATCAGATGGGTAGTTGAGCGGATGTTCGCCTGGCTGCACCAGTTCAAGCGTTTACGGATCCGCTGGGAACGCCGAGCCGACATCCACCTTGGCCTCATGCACCTGGCCTGCGTCCTCATCTGCTACCGCAAGCTGCCGACTTCATTATGA
- a CDS encoding histone-like nucleoid-structuring protein Lsr2: MAQKVTVELIDDLDGSVTEDISTVFFALDGVDYEIDLTADNAGRLRDELANFVANARKTGGRSKRGVRPSTNGHAASPGDRERTRAIREWAKEQGYELADRGRIRADVVEAYEEAQATPAKPKGRKKAK, translated from the coding sequence ATGGCTCAGAAGGTGACCGTTGAACTGATCGACGACCTCGACGGTTCGGTGACCGAGGACATCAGCACGGTGTTCTTCGCCCTCGACGGTGTGGATTACGAGATCGACCTGACTGCTGACAACGCTGGTCGGTTGCGGGACGAGCTGGCCAACTTCGTCGCCAACGCGCGCAAGACTGGCGGCCGTAGCAAGCGCGGAGTGCGGCCGAGCACGAACGGCCACGCAGCGTCCCCGGGTGATCGGGAGAGGACGCGCGCCATTCGCGAGTGGGCCAAGGAGCAGGGGTACGAGCTGGCTGATCGCGGTCGGATCCGTGCTGACGTGGTCGAGGCCTATGAAGAAGCTCAGGCAACGCCCGCTAAGCCGAAGGGGCGGAAGAAGGCCAAGTAG